From Candidatus Methylomirabilota bacterium, a single genomic window includes:
- a CDS encoding carboxyl transferase domain-containing protein — translation MNWKSEMDELRRREEFAERLGGPERVKRQHDGGRYTIRERIARLVDADSFHEIGKIAGKASYDARNDLKELTPSNFVFGRARIDGRPVVVGGDDFTVRGGSADATIKGKHNQCEQMANELRLPLIRLVEGSGGGGSVKTIETTGRANVPGVSGWEWVVNSIGTVPRVALGLGSVAGLGAAHLAAAHLSVMVKDQSALFVAGPPVVERLGQKLTKNQLGGWQIQLKSGAVDLAVDTEEDAFAVARRFLSYLPSSIYELPPRGPQTDDPARREEWLSDAVPRDIRKPYKMRAIVEAVVDRESFFEIQPLYGRAIITGLARLDGWPVAVLASDPYFYGGAWTADTCQKVERFVDFAQTFHLPVVYLVDCPGFLIGLEAEQTGTIKQGVRAMSAIWQSTIPWCAVIIRNVFGVAGAAHKPGARYGPRYAWPSGRWGSLPLEGGIEAAYRADLDAAADPAAKMIEIEERLQKLRSPFRSAESFWIEEIIDPRATRPLLCEFVELAAPLREPGPFTHRMRP, via the coding sequence ATGAACTGGAAGTCCGAGATGGACGAGCTGAGGCGCCGCGAGGAGTTCGCGGAGCGCCTGGGCGGCCCCGAGCGGGTGAAGCGGCAGCACGACGGCGGGCGCTACACGATTCGCGAGCGCATCGCCCGACTGGTGGACGCCGACAGCTTCCACGAGATCGGCAAGATCGCGGGGAAGGCCTCCTACGACGCGCGCAACGACCTGAAGGAGCTGACGCCCTCGAACTTCGTCTTCGGCCGCGCCCGTATCGACGGCCGGCCGGTGGTGGTCGGCGGGGACGACTTCACGGTGCGCGGCGGCTCGGCCGACGCCACCATCAAGGGCAAGCACAATCAGTGCGAGCAGATGGCCAACGAGCTGCGCCTGCCGCTCATTCGTCTGGTGGAGGGTTCCGGCGGCGGCGGCTCGGTGAAGACGATCGAGACCACCGGCCGCGCCAACGTGCCCGGCGTCTCCGGCTGGGAGTGGGTCGTCAACAGCATCGGCACCGTGCCGCGCGTCGCGCTGGGCCTGGGCTCGGTGGCCGGCCTCGGCGCCGCGCACCTGGCCGCCGCGCATCTCTCGGTGATGGTGAAGGACCAGTCGGCGCTCTTCGTGGCCGGCCCGCCGGTGGTCGAGCGGCTCGGTCAGAAGCTCACCAAGAACCAGCTCGGAGGCTGGCAGATCCAGCTCAAGTCGGGCGCGGTGGACCTGGCGGTGGACACCGAGGAGGACGCCTTCGCGGTGGCGCGGCGGTTCCTCTCGTACTTGCCGTCCTCCATCTACGAGCTGCCTCCACGCGGCCCGCAGACCGACGATCCCGCGCGGCGCGAGGAGTGGCTCAGCGACGCGGTGCCGCGCGACATCCGCAAGCCGTACAAGATGCGCGCGATCGTCGAGGCGGTGGTGGACCGCGAGTCGTTCTTCGAGATCCAGCCGCTCTACGGCCGCGCGATCATCACCGGGCTGGCTCGGCTCGACGGCTGGCCGGTGGCGGTGCTGGCCAGCGATCCGTACTTCTACGGCGGGGCGTGGACCGCGGACACCTGCCAGAAGGTGGAGCGCTTCGTCGACTTCGCGCAGACCTTCCACCTGCCGGTGGTGTACCTGGTCGATTGCCCGGGCTTCCTGATCGGGCTCGAGGCCGAGCAGACCGGCACCATCAAGCAGGGCGTGCGCGCGATGTCGGCGATCTGGCAGTCCACCATTCCGTGGTGCGCGGTCATCATCCGCAACGTGTTCGGGGTGGCCGGCGCCGCCCACAAGCCGGGGGCGCGCTACGGGCCGCGATACGCGTGGCCGTCCGGCCGCTGGGGCTCGCTGCCGCTCGAAGGCGGCATCGAGGCCGCCTACCGCGCCGACCTCGACGCGGCCGCCGATCCCGCGGCCAAGATGATCGAGATCGAGGAGCGGCTGCAAAAGCTCCGCTCGCCGTTCCGCTCCGCGGAGTCGTTCTGGATCGAGGAGATCATCGACCCGCGGGCCACGCGCCCGCTGCTCTGCGAGTTCGTGGAGCTGGCCGCGCCGCTGCGCGAGCCGGGGCCCTTCACGCATCGCATGCGGCCCTGA
- a CDS encoding ATP-binding protein: MTAGARHSRVFPARRDVLPQVDAFLGEVCAVGGLARETCLRLTLLVEELFTNTVTHGHGSDSEAPVRLECEVTPGRISLIYEDTGPEHDPFARIIAPDDAADVEDRPVGGLGVLLVSAMAQQVEYHRVGDRNRISLVIEALS, encoded by the coding sequence ATGACCGCCGGCGCCCGTCATAGCCGCGTGTTCCCGGCCCGCCGGGACGTCCTGCCGCAGGTCGACGCCTTTCTGGGCGAGGTGTGCGCGGTGGGCGGGCTCGCACGTGAGACGTGCCTGCGTCTCACCCTCCTCGTCGAGGAGCTGTTCACCAATACGGTGACGCACGGCCACGGATCCGACAGCGAGGCGCCGGTGCGGCTCGAGTGCGAGGTCACGCCCGGGCGTATCTCGCTCATCTACGAGGACACCGGTCCCGAGCACGATCCGTTCGCCCGGATCATCGCCCCCGACGACGCGGCTGATGTCGAGGACCGGCCGGTGGGCGGCCTCGGCGTGCTGCTCGTGTCCGCGATGGCCCAGCAGGTGGAGTACCACCGCGTCGGCGACCGGAACCGCATCTCGCTCGTCATCGAAGCGCTGTCCTGA
- a CDS encoding RidA family protein, which produces MTRKRISSGSTFEKQIGYSRAVVAGDWVLVSGTTGFDYATMSIADDILQQTEQCLKNIEAALREAGSSLRDVVRVTYILPDGAEFERCWPVLRQYFGEVRPAATMISAGLADPRIKIEIEVTALKGS; this is translated from the coding sequence ATGACCAGGAAGCGCATCAGCTCCGGCTCCACCTTCGAGAAGCAGATCGGCTACTCCCGAGCCGTCGTGGCGGGCGACTGGGTGCTGGTGTCCGGCACCACCGGCTTCGACTACGCCACCATGTCCATCGCGGACGATATCCTCCAGCAGACCGAGCAGTGCCTGAAGAACATCGAGGCTGCCCTGCGCGAAGCCGGATCCAGCCTGCGGGACGTCGTGCGCGTGACGTACATCCTGCCCGACGGCGCCGAGTTCGAGCGCTGCTGGCCGGTGCTCCGGCAGTACTTCGGCGAGGTGCGGCCCGCCGCCACCATGATCTCGGCCGGGCTCGCCGATCCGCGCATCAAGATCGAGATCGAGGTCACCGCGCTCAAGGGCTCGTGA
- a CDS encoding FecR domain-containing protein, with protein sequence MSRSSFWSRAGAAVLLAALPISAAAQEAGHVKVARGTVQIERAGQKRPAEVGAAVQAGDVVTTGTGGSVGITFLDNSLLSAGPNSVLAIDQFAYDSTTHQGAFESSLKQGTLAVVSGKLAKQSPDAMKVKTPAAVLGVRGTEFLVRTGAPKD encoded by the coding sequence ATGTCACGTTCGTCGTTCTGGTCGCGGGCGGGGGCCGCGGTCCTGCTGGCCGCGCTGCCGATCTCGGCCGCCGCGCAGGAGGCCGGGCACGTCAAGGTGGCGCGCGGCACCGTGCAGATCGAGCGCGCGGGCCAGAAGCGGCCGGCCGAGGTGGGCGCCGCGGTGCAGGCCGGCGACGTGGTGACAACCGGTACCGGCGGCTCGGTGGGCATCACGTTCCTCGACAACAGCCTGCTGTCCGCCGGACCCAACAGTGTGCTCGCCATCGACCAATTCGCCTACGACTCCACGACCCACCAGGGCGCCTTCGAGAGCTCGCTCAAGCAGGGCACGCTCGCGGTGGTGTCCGGCAAGCTGGCCAAGCAATCGCCCGACGCCATGAAGGTGAAGACGCCCGCGGCGGTGCTCGGGGTGCGCGGCACCGAGTTCCTGGTGCGCACCGGCGCCCCGAAGGACTGA
- a CDS encoding OmpA family protein, with amino-acid sequence MRRAGFASLALLLLAGCAKPARDDLYVLLPGAEGKTGALSVDSAGRVAVLDQPYAAARVKEPGRVEPGTVTEQEAKQAFGSALEAQPGRPISFLLYFLEGRDELTPESQQIVSTIPGEIARRPAPEVVVIGHTDRVGTLPFNDALSLRRAARVRDELVKAGIAADRIRVEGRGEREPLVPTADEVAEPRNRRVEVNVR; translated from the coding sequence ATGCGCCGGGCCGGCTTCGCGTCACTCGCGCTCCTGCTGCTGGCCGGCTGCGCCAAGCCGGCGCGCGACGATCTCTACGTGCTGCTGCCCGGCGCGGAAGGCAAGACCGGCGCGCTCAGCGTGGACAGCGCCGGCCGCGTGGCGGTGCTCGATCAGCCGTACGCCGCCGCGCGGGTGAAGGAGCCCGGGCGTGTCGAGCCCGGCACGGTGACCGAGCAGGAGGCCAAGCAGGCCTTCGGCTCGGCGCTGGAAGCGCAGCCCGGACGCCCCATCTCGTTCCTCCTCTATTTCCTCGAGGGTCGTGACGAGCTGACGCCCGAATCGCAGCAGATCGTGAGCACCATCCCGGGCGAGATCGCCAGGCGCCCCGCGCCCGAGGTCGTCGTGATCGGGCACACCGACCGTGTCGGCACCCTGCCCTTCAACGACGCGCTGTCGCTGCGGCGGGCCGCGCGGGTGCGCGACGAGCTGGTGAAGGCGGGCATCGCGGCCGACCGCATCCGGGTCGAGGGACGTGGCGAGCGCGAGCCGCTGGTGCCCACCGCCGACGAGGTCGCGGAGCCGCGGAACCGGCGGGTGGAAGTGAACGTCCGGTAG
- a CDS encoding CHASE2 domain-containing protein: MAVFPDVPGFRLLRLASFDTYHRVMPRIPRSEPVVIVAIDEDSLRLHGQWPWPRSWLARLVSRVADAQPAAIGLDILMPEPDRLSPMRLPGLVEELDPALAQRLAALPDSDALLARALRDRRVVLAVAGLEQPDPARPPGRGFAPVRAFGGDPGPFVRRFAAALGSVDTIDAAAAGRGVISVDPEGGVVRRMPLLVSVGGTLAPSLGVELLRVAAGAPALSVRVGSGGIDAVAVSDLAVPAERDGQVWVYCSRHRPERFVSASAVLAGQVDPARFRGRLVLIGVTALGLSDYQATPVADRMAGVELHAQLLEGIIDRALLSRPPLARGLELAALAVTGLLLIGGVPRVRPRTSVALFLLLAAALVALGFILFAGRGLLLDWATPVLALGILYTVMLALTLTETESQRRALRVEVERQREAAARLAGELEAARRIQMGTLPRPAAAFPGEKRFEVDASLEPAREVGGDLYDFFRLDDDHLFFMIGDVSGKGLPGSLFMAISKALYKSTVLRRHGQVAAMMREADAEISRDNAEALFVTVVAGILDARSGELEYCSAGHEPPLLRSRAGGGIERLQEGGGPPLCAVDGFPYTAASRTLAPGDTLVLITDGITEAAREDGRLYGRARLETVLTGLGPAASAAEVGEAIRRDVTLFTGGAEPSDDMAILVICFNGPPPPLPSRERPG; the protein is encoded by the coding sequence GTGGCGGTGTTCCCCGACGTCCCCGGCTTCCGCCTGCTCCGGCTCGCCTCCTTCGATACCTACCACCGCGTCATGCCGCGGATCCCGCGCTCCGAGCCGGTGGTCATCGTCGCCATCGACGAGGACAGCCTGCGGCTTCACGGCCAGTGGCCGTGGCCTCGCAGCTGGCTGGCCCGGCTGGTGTCAAGGGTGGCCGACGCGCAACCGGCGGCGATCGGCCTCGACATCCTGATGCCCGAGCCGGATCGGCTCTCGCCGATGCGGCTGCCCGGCCTCGTGGAAGAGCTGGATCCCGCCCTCGCGCAGCGGCTCGCCGCGCTGCCCGACAGCGATGCGCTGCTCGCGCGAGCCCTGCGCGATCGACGCGTGGTGCTCGCGGTGGCCGGCCTCGAGCAGCCGGACCCGGCCCGGCCCCCCGGTCGGGGCTTCGCCCCGGTGCGCGCCTTCGGCGGCGACCCGGGGCCGTTCGTCCGGCGCTTCGCGGCGGCCCTGGGCAGCGTGGACACGATCGATGCGGCCGCCGCGGGCCGCGGCGTCATCAGCGTCGATCCCGAGGGCGGCGTGGTGCGCCGCATGCCCCTGCTCGTGTCCGTCGGCGGCACGCTGGCGCCCTCGCTCGGCGTCGAGCTGCTCCGAGTGGCCGCGGGCGCGCCCGCGCTCTCGGTCCGGGTGGGATCCGGGGGAATCGACGCCGTCGCGGTGAGCGATCTGGCGGTGCCCGCCGAGCGCGACGGCCAGGTGTGGGTCTACTGCAGCCGCCATCGACCCGAGCGCTTCGTGTCCGCATCCGCGGTGCTGGCCGGACAGGTCGATCCGGCGCGCTTCCGGGGCCGGCTCGTCCTGATCGGAGTGACCGCGCTCGGGTTGTCCGACTACCAGGCGACGCCGGTCGCCGACCGGATGGCCGGCGTCGAGCTGCACGCGCAGCTGCTCGAGGGCATCATCGATCGCGCCCTGCTGTCCCGGCCGCCCCTGGCCCGCGGCCTCGAGCTGGCCGCCCTGGCCGTGACCGGCCTCCTGCTGATCGGGGGCGTGCCCCGCGTGCGGCCGCGGACGTCGGTCGCGCTCTTCCTGCTCCTGGCCGCGGCGCTCGTCGCCCTCGGCTTCATCCTGTTCGCCGGCCGCGGCCTCCTCCTGGACTGGGCCACGCCGGTCCTGGCCCTGGGCATCCTCTATACGGTCATGCTGGCATTGACCCTGACCGAGACCGAGAGCCAGCGGCGGGCGCTGCGTGTCGAAGTGGAGCGGCAGCGCGAGGCGGCGGCCCGGCTCGCCGGCGAGCTGGAGGCGGCGCGCCGGATCCAGATGGGCACGCTGCCCCGGCCGGCGGCGGCCTTTCCCGGCGAGAAGCGCTTCGAGGTCGACGCCAGCCTCGAGCCGGCGCGGGAGGTCGGCGGCGACCTGTACGATTTCTTCCGGTTGGACGACGACCATCTCTTCTTCATGATCGGCGACGTCTCCGGCAAGGGTCTTCCCGGCAGCCTGTTCATGGCGATCAGCAAGGCGCTGTACAAGTCCACCGTTCTGCGCCGGCACGGACAGGTCGCCGCGATGATGCGCGAGGCCGACGCGGAGATCTCGCGCGACAACGCGGAGGCCCTCTTCGTCACCGTGGTGGCCGGGATCCTCGACGCGCGCTCCGGCGAGCTCGAGTACTGCAGCGCGGGCCACGAGCCGCCGTTGCTGCGATCGCGCGCCGGTGGCGGGATCGAGCGCCTGCAAGAAGGCGGGGGGCCGCCGCTCTGCGCGGTGGACGGCTTTCCCTATACCGCCGCCTCCCGCACGCTCGCGCCGGGCGACACCCTCGTGCTGATCACCGACGGCATCACCGAGGCGGCGCGCGAGGACGGACGGCTCTACGGCCGCGCCCGGCTCGAGACCGTTCTGACCGGTCTCGGCCCCGCCGCGAGCGCCGCCGAGGTCGGCGAGGCCATCCGTCGTGACGTGACGCTCTTCACGGGTGGCGCCGAGCCCTCGGACGACATGGCCATCCTCGTCATTTGCTTCAACGGTCCCCCTCCCCCTCTCCCCTCACGGGAGAGGCCAGGGTGA
- a CDS encoding MBL fold metallo-hydrolase yields the protein MRVRFWGTRGSIPVAMSSAEVQRKLVTALVAAAGRGLDTPGKARAFVERELDFSVSHTFGGNSSCVELETGDEDYTLCDVGSGARVFGNHVLATRGPAGHRFHVFMSHLHWDHIMGFPFFMPAYLPGNHVRIYGCHDTLEEAFRRQNAAPSFPVDFSRMGAQIEFIRLEPEREYDIAGMRVRAKRQHHGGVSYGYRFEKQGRVVVYSTDSEHKQADPQETKAFVEFFRDADVVIFDAQYSLADAASVKEDWGHSSNVVGVELCQLARARRLCLYHHEPIFDDERLAALLAETRRLEEITRGDHRVEVLAAYDGLEIAL from the coding sequence ATGCGCGTTCGCTTCTGGGGCACCCGCGGCTCGATCCCGGTGGCCATGTCCTCGGCCGAGGTGCAGCGCAAGCTGGTGACCGCGCTGGTGGCCGCGGCCGGGCGCGGCCTCGACACGCCGGGCAAGGCCCGCGCGTTCGTGGAGCGGGAGCTCGACTTCTCGGTCTCGCACACCTTCGGGGGCAACTCCTCGTGCGTGGAGCTGGAGACGGGCGACGAGGACTACACGCTGTGCGACGTCGGCAGCGGCGCGCGCGTGTTCGGCAATCACGTGCTGGCCACCCGCGGGCCGGCCGGTCATCGCTTCCACGTCTTCATGTCGCACCTGCACTGGGACCACATCATGGGGTTCCCCTTCTTCATGCCCGCCTATCTGCCCGGCAATCACGTGCGCATCTACGGCTGTCACGACACGCTCGAGGAGGCGTTTCGCCGGCAGAACGCGGCGCCCTCGTTCCCGGTGGACTTCTCGCGCATGGGCGCGCAGATCGAGTTCATCCGTCTCGAGCCCGAGCGCGAGTACGACATCGCGGGCATGCGGGTGCGGGCGAAACGGCAGCATCACGGCGGCGTGTCCTACGGATACCGCTTCGAGAAGCAGGGCCGGGTCGTGGTCTACTCCACCGACTCCGAGCACAAGCAGGCCGATCCGCAGGAGACCAAGGCCTTCGTGGAGTTCTTCCGCGACGCGGACGTGGTGATCTTCGACGCGCAGTACTCGCTCGCCGACGCGGCCTCGGTCAAGGAGGACTGGGGGCACTCGAGCAACGTGGTGGGCGTGGAGCTGTGTCAGCTCGCGCGGGCGCGCCGGCTCTGCCTCTATCACCACGAGCCGATCTTCGACGACGAGCGCCTCGCCGCCCTCCTCGCCGAGACGCGCCGGCTCGAGGAGATCACGCGGGGCGATCACCGGGTGGAGGTGCTCGCCGCCTACGACGGTCTGGAGATCGCGCTCTGA
- a CDS encoding STAS domain-containing protein, whose translation MDLVAKRFADTVVLFPVGRIDHATAEPLRDAIAPHVGPSASGRDRVVIDLSGVEYISSVGLRVLMVASKEAKAHGRTLAVCGLQPVVREIFEISRFNLVLKVFATLREALTAVSPAALAAFEAA comes from the coding sequence ATGGACCTGGTCGCCAAGCGCTTCGCGGACACGGTCGTCCTCTTCCCGGTGGGCCGCATCGATCACGCGACCGCCGAGCCGCTCCGCGACGCGATCGCCCCCCACGTGGGCCCGTCCGCGTCCGGGCGGGATCGGGTCGTGATCGATCTGAGCGGCGTGGAGTACATCAGCAGCGTCGGGCTCCGCGTGCTCATGGTCGCCTCGAAGGAGGCGAAGGCGCACGGCCGCACCCTCGCGGTCTGCGGGCTGCAGCCGGTGGTGCGCGAGATCTTCGAGATCAGCCGCTTCAACCTGGTGCTCAAGGTGTTCGCGACCCTGCGGGAGGCGCTCACCGCGGTGTCGCCCGCTGCGCTCGCCGCGTTCGAAGCCGCCTGA
- a CDS encoding efflux RND transporter periplasmic adaptor subunit, whose protein sequence is MSRELLDQLRIDRSADRPPRRRTRRYAIVAIVLVAAAVGAWLGWARMRPPTVQLTVARAATAGGGPGSVLDASGYVTARRQATVSAKITGKVTEVLIEEGMRVREGAVLARLDDTEARAQLDLARAQLSAARSQLAEVRAQLEQAERDYARQQGLYDRALVSPQSLDAALAQRDMLRARLLSTQEQIKVAQESVSVAQVQLDNTVIRAPFGGVVVAKSAQPGEMISPISAGGGFTRTGIGTIVDMDSLEIQVDVNESYINRVAAGQPVEATLNAYPDWKIPGEVIAIIPTADRTKATVKVRIAIKSKDSRIVPDMGVRVGFLESKPAGGAVAPAVTGVLVPPEAVRAEGNGSVVFVYADGRVERRAVTLGPDTGGQRRVVSGLRDGERVVLSPAAALRDGQAVKPADGK, encoded by the coding sequence ATGTCTCGAGAGCTCCTGGACCAGCTCCGCATCGACCGCAGCGCGGATCGCCCGCCGCGCCGACGGACACGTCGGTACGCAATCGTCGCGATCGTGCTCGTGGCCGCCGCGGTCGGCGCCTGGCTCGGCTGGGCGCGCATGCGGCCGCCGACGGTACAGCTCACGGTGGCGCGCGCGGCCACCGCCGGGGGAGGCCCCGGCTCGGTGCTCGACGCCAGCGGCTACGTCACCGCGCGCCGGCAGGCCACCGTGTCGGCCAAGATCACCGGCAAGGTCACCGAGGTGCTGATCGAGGAGGGCATGCGGGTGCGCGAGGGCGCGGTCCTCGCGCGCCTGGACGACACCGAGGCGCGCGCGCAGCTCGACCTCGCCCGCGCCCAGCTGTCGGCCGCGCGCTCCCAGCTCGCCGAGGTGCGCGCCCAGCTCGAGCAGGCGGAGCGAGACTACGCGCGGCAGCAGGGCCTCTACGACCGCGCGCTGGTGAGCCCGCAATCGCTCGACGCCGCGCTCGCCCAGCGCGACATGCTGCGCGCGCGGCTGCTGTCCACCCAGGAGCAGATCAAGGTGGCGCAGGAGTCGGTGTCGGTCGCGCAGGTGCAGCTGGACAACACGGTCATCCGCGCCCCCTTCGGCGGCGTGGTGGTGGCCAAGTCGGCGCAGCCCGGCGAGATGATCTCGCCGATCTCCGCGGGCGGCGGCTTCACCCGCACCGGCATCGGCACCATCGTCGACATGGACTCGCTGGAGATCCAGGTCGACGTCAACGAGTCGTACATCAACCGCGTCGCGGCCGGCCAGCCGGTGGAGGCCACCCTCAACGCCTACCCGGACTGGAAGATCCCCGGCGAGGTCATCGCGATCATCCCGACCGCGGACCGCACCAAGGCCACCGTGAAGGTTCGCATCGCGATCAAGTCGAAGGATTCGCGCATCGTGCCGGACATGGGGGTGCGAGTGGGCTTCCTGGAGTCGAAGCCGGCCGGGGGCGCCGTCGCGCCCGCGGTCACCGGCGTGCTCGTGCCGCCGGAGGCGGTGCGCGCGGAGGGCAACGGATCGGTGGTCTTCGTGTACGCCGACGGCCGGGTGGAGCGCCGCGCGGTGACCCTCGGACCGGACACGGGCGGCCAGCGGCGGGTGGTGAGCGGCCTGCGCGACGGCGAGCGGGTCGTCCTCTCGCCGGCCGCCGCCCTGCGCGACGGCCAGGCGGTCAAGCCGGCCGACGGCAAGTAG